Proteins from a single region of Acidianus ambivalens:
- a CDS encoding transcriptional regulator — MKWQTECEKAYSLVVPYLRTILIKKLIDRGVPIRRASKIVGLSITSYEKHIKDDKIKKILMNEDINDMLDALASRLYSGDKIEPTTFCLVCSATRKIFDLSPCIF, encoded by the coding sequence ATGAAATGGCAAACTGAATGTGAAAAAGCTTACTCTCTTGTTGTCCCGTATTTAAGAACTATACTTATTAAAAAATTAATAGATAGGGGAGTTCCGATAAGAAGAGCTTCCAAGATTGTAGGATTATCTATAACGTCTTATGAGAAGCACATAAAGGATGATAAAATTAAGAAAATATTAATGAATGAAGATATAAATGATATGCTTGATGCGCTTGCCAGCAGGCTTTATTCTGGAGACAAGATAGAACCTACCACTTTTTGCCTTGTGTGCTCTGCAACAAGGAAAATCTTTGATTTATCTCCTTGTATTTTCTAA
- a CDS encoding FAD-dependent oxidoreductase has translation MTKILSKSKIGNKLVVKFDTKLQFNPGNTIDVIIDNDRRTFSIASASWENFIMITTNIRNSPFKQKLLMLKEGDEVKIEGPYQDEFVIKDSPKHVFVTKGIGITPVRSMALYLLKNSQNVIIYYQPDEDGVILFKEDLGNIMKIEQISDKIFKENQDAMFYISGEPEFTKIATKIAVDNGIKPGKIVVEPFSGY, from the coding sequence ATGACAAAAATTCTGAGTAAATCCAAAATAGGGAATAAGTTAGTTGTAAAATTCGATACTAAGTTGCAATTTAACCCAGGAAATACTATTGACGTCATTATCGATAATGATAGGCGTACATTTTCAATAGCAAGTGCATCATGGGAAAATTTTATAATGATAACTACAAATATTAGAAATTCCCCATTTAAACAAAAATTATTGATGCTAAAAGAAGGAGACGAGGTAAAAATAGAAGGCCCGTACCAAGATGAATTTGTCATAAAAGACTCTCCTAAACATGTATTTGTAACTAAGGGTATTGGAATAACTCCAGTTAGATCTATGGCTCTATACTTGCTTAAAAATTCTCAAAATGTTATTATATATTATCAACCGGACGAGGATGGAGTAATTTTATTTAAAGAAGATCTTGGCAATATAATGAAAATAGAACAGATAAGCGATAAAATATTTAAGGAAAATCAAGATGCTATGTTTTACATAAGTGGAGAACCAGAATTTACTAAAATTGCTACTAAAATTGCAGTTGATAACGGAATAAAACCTGGTAAGATAGTTGTAGAGCCATTTAGTGGATATTAA